The Reinekea forsetii genome contains the following window.
CCGATCCATGCCTCCGGTCACCCCTGTGCCGATGAGGTCGCCGAGCTGTATCGTTGGGTTCAACCGACAATCGCTATCCCAGTGCACGGTGAAACCGAGCATTTGCACGCCAACGCCGCAATTGCTAAGGCGGCCTTTGTGCCCATCCAGCTGGTGGGCACCAATGGCGACCTCTATATTCTCTCGGGTCGGGTTCGAATTCGACCTCAGGTGGTCAAGGCCGGGCGTATTGCCCTAAAGCAGTAGGTGGTTTCGATTGCTCTCGGCACGCGTCTCAGTCGGCCAGTCTAATGCCCGATAGGGCCGCCGATCGACTCCCAACTACCGGGCCATTGCGGCCATCGTGGTAAGTGAAGACCAACGCATATTTGGTGCGGTTACTGTGGTTCGGTGCTGCGCTGTGCAGCAGTTTGCAGTGAAAAAACAGCACCTCACCGGCGGCCAAGGTCAGATCGACCGCCTGTGCCAACAGCGGTTCATTGTCAGCGCGGTCGGGATCCAAAAAAAGTTGTTGGTCAAAGCGCTCGCTCGCTAGAGCCAGTCGATGACTGCCCGGCACCACCCTCAGTCCGCCATTTTCGCCGCTCTCGTTGCCCAGCGCCAGCCAGACACTGATCAACTCAGGCAAGTCGAACGCCCAATAACGAATGTCCTGATGCCAACCCGTGGCACTGCTAAAGCGTGGATTTTTAGTCATTAGGCAATTGTGGTGCACTCGATTGAGCACCACGCCAGGACCGTCCAACAGGGTCGCCAGACTCTCAACTACGGCCTTGTTGGTCGCCCAGGCTTGCCAACTGCGGTGCCGACCGTGCGCGCCTAACAGGCGCCGCACCGTGCTGCCGCCCCGCGCCTGGACAGAGTCCGGTGCGCCGGGGTAGCCGGTACTGGTTTCCAGCTCCAAGGGTTGTTGGGCGTCGAGCAACTGCTGCTCGGCCGCATCCTGCATACGGGCCAATTGGGCCGTATCGATAAAGCCGCGCTCGGTCGCGTTGAGTATCAGGTAGCCCCGAGTATGAAACTGATCGATTTCTTCAGGCGTAAGCGGCACGGCGGGTCCAGCTATAAATTAGGAAGCTTATTCTGCATAAGTTGCTGACCAATGTCGAAGCCATTTACGGCTTAAATCGCCTGGCTTTTTCAGAATTAGGTCGCGCCTGCGAAAGCTGATCACTTTAAGTGGTTTGTTCAATATATAATATTGATTTTATTCGTTATAAGCGATTAAATAACCTAGGTAAGATCTGTTTCCTAACCAACTGAGGAACAGATTATGAGCCAAACCATCAAAAACCTAGAAGCCGCCTTTGCCGGCGAAAGCATGGCCAACCGTAAATATCTTTATTTTGCCAAGCATGCCCGTCGCCTGGGGGCGGAGAATGTGGCACAGATATTTGAGGCCACCGCTGAGCAAGAAACGAAGCATGCTCACGGCCATTTAGAGCTATTATTTCCACCCGACAGCCTGAGCGTCGAAACCATGTTGCAACTGGCCATCGATGGGGAGACCTACGAATACACTACTATGTATCCGGAATTCCGTAATACCGCCATGCTCGAAGGCAACCAAGCGGCCGTGAACGAAATGGATGAGCAGATCGAGGAGTCAAAAGAGCACGCTGAATTATTCAGCCGACTGCTGCTAAAGGCGGAAAAGCGTTTTGCGGCCCTGGCCAAGGTCGAGCAGCGTCATGCTCAACATTATCAAGCTACCTTGGACAACCTAAAGTCCAATCCTTAGCCCTAGCCAATATAGCCGAGTTAACCCGAACCCCATTGGAGAACAGCACTATGAGTGATTTTAAAAAGTTTGAATGTATCGTCTGCGGTTTTATCTATGACGAAGCCTTAGGCCTGCCCGAGGAAGGGTTGATCGCCGGCACGCGCTGGGCAGACATCCCTGACGATTGGGCCTGCCCGGAATGCGGCGTGGCGAAAGAAGACTTCGAAATGGTCGAACTTTAGTAGGAACCTTTATGAATCTGGTAATAATTGGCACCGGTATGGCAGGTTATACGCTGGCCCGGGAAGTGCGTAAAAAGGACCCACTCGCCCGGATCACGCTGATCACGCGCGACAATGGCGACTCCTATAGCAAGCCCATGCTGTCCAATGCCCTCGCCGTGGGCAAGTCACCGGAGCAGCTGATTCTGTCACCGGCGGCTAAGATGGCCGCCCAATACGATCTGCAGGTTCTGGTGCAGACCCAGGTGACGGGCATCGATCGCGACCGACAGCAGGTGCTGACCGACCAGGGACCAGTCGACTACGATCAACTGGTCTTGGCCTGGGGGGCTGAACAGCTGCACTTACCCACGGCCGGTGACGGCGCCGATCAGGTGGTGCGCGTCAATCAGATTCACGACTACCAACTGTTTCGCGAGCGCCTGGCAAAGGCGGATCGGGTAGCGATTATCGGTCCGGGTCTGATTGGCTGTGAATTCGCCAATGACCTGCTCCATGCCGACAAACAAGTCACGGTAATCGGTCCGGATCCATGGCCGCTGGCGAGCCTGTTGCCTGAAACAGCCGGTCGTTTTGTCGAGCAAAAACTGACCGCAGCGGGCGTACAGTGGCAGTTGGGCCAGACCGTGGCCCGAATCGACCAAGCTAAGGCGGGCTTCACGCTAACCCTGTCCGATGATCAACACTTGGAGGTCGATCTGGTGCTCAGTGCAGTCGGCTTGAGACCCAATGTCGATCTGGCCAGCGCCGCCGGTCTGACGGTCTCGCGTGGCATAGTGGTCAACCCGCTCGGCCAAACCGATGATCCCCGTATCTCGGCACTGGGGGATTGCGCCCAATACGGTGAGCGCTGGTTGCCCTACATCATGCCCATTATGCATGCTGCACGGGCACTGGCGGCGACTCTGACCGGAACGCCGA
Protein-coding sequences here:
- a CDS encoding NAD(P)/FAD-dependent oxidoreductase; this translates as MNLVIIGTGMAGYTLAREVRKKDPLARITLITRDNGDSYSKPMLSNALAVGKSPEQLILSPAAKMAAQYDLQVLVQTQVTGIDRDRQQVLTDQGPVDYDQLVLAWGAEQLHLPTAGDGADQVVRVNQIHDYQLFRERLAKADRVAIIGPGLIGCEFANDLLHADKQVTVIGPDPWPLASLLPETAGRFVEQKLTAAGVQWQLGQTVARIDQAKAGFTLTLSDDQHLEVDLVLSAVGLRPNVDLASAAGLTVSRGIVVNPLGQTDDPRISALGDCAQYGERWLPYIMPIMHAARALAATLTGTPTDIVFPLMPVAVKTPAVPISLVPAPPGARWSFIEQDEGLVGRAKLDERTVGFVLLGPQTLRQSLVKELS
- a CDS encoding rubredoxin — its product is MSDFKKFECIVCGFIYDEALGLPEEGLIAGTRWADIPDDWACPECGVAKEDFEMVEL
- a CDS encoding rubrerythrin family protein: MSQTIKNLEAAFAGESMANRKYLYFAKHARRLGAENVAQIFEATAEQETKHAHGHLELLFPPDSLSVETMLQLAIDGETYEYTTMYPEFRNTAMLEGNQAAVNEMDEQIEESKEHAELFSRLLLKAEKRFAALAKVEQRHAQHYQATLDNLKSNP
- a CDS encoding phytanoyl-CoA dioxygenase family protein; protein product: MPLTPEEIDQFHTRGYLILNATERGFIDTAQLARMQDAAEQQLLDAQQPLELETSTGYPGAPDSVQARGGSTVRRLLGAHGRHRSWQAWATNKAVVESLATLLDGPGVVLNRVHHNCLMTKNPRFSSATGWHQDIRYWAFDLPELISVWLALGNESGENGGLRVVPGSHRLALASERFDQQLFLDPDRADNEPLLAQAVDLTLAAGEVLFFHCKLLHSAAPNHSNRTKYALVFTYHDGRNGPVVGSRSAALSGIRLAD